One region of Fragaria vesca subsp. vesca linkage group LG4, FraVesHawaii_1.0, whole genome shotgun sequence genomic DNA includes:
- the LOC101295328 gene encoding premnaspirodiene oxygenase-like translates to MPLSVLTALGLLFFVSPIYKLRLGTKLAVIITSPSLVRQVLKDHDVIFANHDVPVAGLAATYGGFDIAWTPYGPEWWMLRKVCVLQMLSKTTLDSVHDLLRKQVRPTVGFFYGRVKSSVNVGEQMFLNTLNVVTNMLWGGTVREEAPGSGGVVKQMEGIVKRFDAIFGKVIDKRLRMEKEGDKAERTQRNELDVGRRGSSMVEV, encoded by the exons ATGCCACTCTCAGTTCTAACAGCTTTGGGCCTGCTTTTTTTTGTCAGCCCAATCTACAAGCTCCGCCTTGGCACCAAGCTCGCTGTCATCATCACCTCCCCCTCCCTCGTCCGCCAGGTCCTCAAGGACCATGACGTCATCTTCGCCAACCACGACGTCCCTGTTGCCGGCCTGGCCGCCACGTACGGCGGTTTCGACATCGCCTGGACCCCGTACGGCCCCGAGTGGTGGATGCTGCGGAAGGTTTGCGTGCTCCAGATGCTCAGCAAGACCACGCTCGACTCCGTCCACGATCTCCTCCGCAAGCAGGTCCGGCCAACGGTGGGGTTCTTCTACGGCCGGGTCAAGTCGTCGGTGAACGTGGGGGAGCAGATGTTTCTGAACACACTGAACGTGGTTACCAACATGCTGTGGGGCGGAACTGTGAGGGAGGAGGCACCTGGCTCGGGAG GCGTGGTGAAGCAGATGGAGGGAATTGTGAAGAGGTTTGACGCGATATTTGGAAAGGTGATAGACAAACGGCTGAGGATGGAGAAGGAAGGTGATAAGGCTGAGAGGACTCAGAGGA ATGAG CTTGATGTGGGAAGAAGAGGATCCTCCATGGTTGAAGTGTGA
- the LOC101312918 gene encoding beta-amylase 1, chloroplastic-like, which translates to MAFSITHQIGALAGTPISVTEPNKSSGESTASVTASAVRKSPAAGLTCKIQNPEGKETGMLTPPMSPCRSPVLGATRPDLSVACQAYATEVEAAPVLEHELRGHVEKINGVPVFVMMPLDSVTMNHTVNRKKAMNASLQALKSAGVEGIMMDVWWGLVERDAPGAYNWGGYNELLEMAKKHGLKVQAVMSFHQCGGNVGDSCTIPLPNWVVEEVNNDPDLAYTDQWGKRNYEYLSLGVDTLPVLKGRTPVQCYADFMRAFRDNFKHLLGDTIVEVQVGMGPAGELRYPSYPEGDGTWSFPGIGAFQCFDKYMLSSLKAYCESEGKPEWGSTGPTDAGHYNNWPEDTPFFRKEGGGWNSTYGEFFLGWYSQMLLDHGERILSSAKAIYENEGVKISVKVAGIHWHYGTRSHAPELTAGYYNTRFRDGYLPIAQMFARHGAIFNFTCIEMHDHEQPQDAQCSPEGLVRQVALATQKAGVPLAGENALPRYDDYAHEQILQASALNIKGNTEGKQMCAFTYLRMNPQLFQADNWRRFVSFVKKMKEGKNTHKCREEVEREAEHFVHVTTPLVQEAAVALMH; encoded by the exons ATGGCGTTCAGCATCACACACCAGATCGGAGCGCTCGCCGGGACGCCGATATCGGTGACGGAGCCGAACAAGTCGTCCGGCGAATCAACGGCGAGCGTGACCGCATCCGCGGTGCGGAAGTCACCGGCGGCGGGTCTCACGTGCAAGATTCAGAATCCGGAGGGGAAGGAAACCGGGATGTTGACCCCGCCGATGAGCCCGTGCCGCTCGCCTGTTCTCGGCGCGACCAGGCCGGATCTGTCGGTGGCGTGCCAGGCGTACGCGACGGAGGTGGAGGCGGCGCCGGTATTGGAACACGAGCTTAGAGGCCACGTGGAGAAGATAAACGGCGTGCCGGTTTTCGTGATGATGCCGTTGGACAGCGTCACGATGAACCACACGGTGAATCGGAAGAAGGCGATGAACGCGAGTCTTCAGGCGCTGAAGAGCGCCGGGGTGGAGGGGATCATGATGGACGTGTGGTGGGGGTTGGTAGAGAGGGACGCGCCCGGCGCGTACAATTGGGGCGGGTACAACGAGCTGTTGGAGATGGCCAAGAAGCACGGGCTTAAGGTCCAGGCCGTCATGTCGTTCCACCAATGCGGCGGTAACGTCGGTGACTCTTGCAC TATTCCTTTACCGAATTGGGTTGTGGAGGAGGTTAACAACGATCCAGACCTTGCATACACTGATCAATGGGGAAAGAGAAACTACGAGTATCTTTCACTTGGCGTTGATACACTTCCAGTTCTTAAAGGCCGCACGCCAGTGCAATGTTATGCTGACTTCATGCGTGCCTTCAGAGACAACTTCAAGCACCTTCTTGGTGACACCATCGTG GAAGTACAAGTTGGAATGGGTCCAGCAGGTGAGCTTCGCTACCCTTCATATCCAGAGGGGGACGGGACATGGTCATTCCCTGGAATTGGTGCCTTCCAATGTTTTGACAAG TATATGCTCAGTAGCTTAAAAGCTTATTGTGAATCTGAGGGTAAGCCAGAATGGGGTAGCACAGGCCCCACTGATGCTGGTCACTACAATAACTGGCCCGAAGATACCCCATTCTTCAGAAAAGAAGGTGGAGGCTGGAATAGTACTTATGGTGAATTCTTCCTTGGCTGGTACTCCCAGATGCTCCTGGACCATGGTGAGAGGATCCTTTCCTCAGCCAAGGCTATCTATGAGAATGAGGGCGTGAAAATCTCAGTGAAGGTTGCAGGCATCCATTGGCATTATGGAACCCGGTCTCATGCCCCTGAGCTCACAGCAGGGTACTACAACACACGATTCCGCGATGGTTACCTACCGATTGCTCAGATGTTTGCCCGCCATGGTGCCATTTTCAATTTCACTTGCATCGAGATGCACGACCATGAGCAGCCACAGGACGCCCAATGTTCCCCTGAAGGGCTTGTTAGGCAAGTCGCCTTGGCCACCCAGAAAGCAGGAGTACCGCTAGCAGGTGAAAATGCACTGCCAAGGTATGATGACTATGCACACGAGCAAATCTTGCAAGCATCAGCATTGAACATTAAGGGCAATACTGAAGGCAAGCAGATGTGCGCGTTCACATACCTGAGGATGAACCCGCAACTATTCCAGGCTGACAACTGGAGGCGTTTTGTGTCATTTGTGAAGAAAATGAAGGAAGGAAAGAACACTCACAAGTGTAGGGAAGAGGTGGAGAGGGAAGCCGAGCATTTCGTGCACGTAACAACACCTCTGGTACAGGAGGCTGCTGTCGCTTTGATGCACTAG
- the LOC101295040 gene encoding uncharacterized protein LOC101295040, with protein sequence MRAGSLWADEPNSPSTSVPRIPQPNPSKHSVSNVFSLLARREVSPQTKHSARKLWGKASKSRSDSVGARCEAARDARNGLVSWVEAESLQHLSAKYCPLVPPPRSTIAAAFSPDGKTLASTHGDHTVKIIDCRTGSCLKVLTGHRRTPWVVRFHPSLPDILASGSLDHEVRLWDSNTAECIGSRDFLRPIASIAFHAQGELLAVASGHKLYIWHYNRRGDLPTIVLKTRRSLRAVHFHPHAAPFLLTAEVNDLDSSDSSMTLASSPGYLRYPPPTVYLADAHSSDRSSLADGLPLMSLPFLIWPSFARDSGRISMQRGDVDIGSSSAQQRVDPSASVRLLTYSTPSGQYELLLSPIEPNSSSPVPEDTGNSPILSEMETEVSQSSMGTLEPMEVQPEGRSNNIFPFGDSTYWELPFLQGWLIGQTQASQRNMRLVSDSPHDNPSTNGEMDSAAPITSSVIPTTVNQPRVTGRSSSRHRTSRSHMMPTTGSNEGAGFNNIANGESEPQPVVSRIQSELANSLAAAAAAELPCTVKLRVWPHDVKDPCAPLDAERLTIPHAVLCSEMGAHFSPCGRFLAACVACMLPHLEGDPGLQGQANHDITGAATSPTRHPISAHHVVYELRIYSLEEATFGMVLASRAIRAAHCLTSIQFSPTSEHILLAYGRRHSSLLKSVVIDGETTVPIYTILEVYRVSDMELVRILPSAEDEVNVACFHPSVGGGLVYGTKEGKLRILQYDSSHAVSHTTSSFLDENMLEVPTYALEC encoded by the exons ATGAGGGCAGGTTCGTTGTGGGCCGACGAGCCCAATTCTCCTTCTACCTCCGTCCCCCGCATTCCCCAGCCCAATCCCTCCAAGCACAG TGTTAGCAATGTGTTTAGCTTGTTAGCTCGGAGAGAGGTGTCTCCTCAAACAAAGCATTCGGCGAGGAAGCTATGGGGGAAAGCTTCTAAGAGTCGGTCTGATTCCGTTGGCGCAAGGTGTGAAGCGGCTAGAGATGCTAGAAATGGGCTTGTGTCATG GGTGGAGGCAGAGTCACTCCAGCATTTATCTGCAAAGTATTGTCCGCTTGTGCCTCCTCCGCGGTCAACTATTGCAGCAGCCTTTAGCCCTGATGGAAAGACACTCGCTTCGACTCA CGGAGATCATACTGTAAAAATCATTGATTGCCGAACTGGAAGCTGCTTAAAGGTGCTGACTGGTCACCGCAGAACACCTTGGGTG GTCAGGTTTCATCCTTCGCTTCCAGACATACTGGCTAGTGGAAGTTTGGATCATGAAGTGAGGTTGTGGGATTCAAACACGGCAGAGTGTATAGGATCGCGTGATTTCT TACGCCCCATTGCTTCCATAGCTTTCCATGCCCAAGGCGAGCTTCTTGCTGTTGCATCAGGTCACAAG CTATACATATGGCACTACAATAGAAGAGGAGACTTACCAACCATAGTACTGAAGACACGACGTTCGCTTCGGGCTGTGCATTTTCATCCTCATGCTGCTCCTTTCCTTTTAACTGCTGAG GTCAATGACCTTGACTCATCAGATTCCTCGATGACACTTGCAAGTTCTCCGGGATACTTGCGCTATCCCCCACCTACTGTGTATTTGGCAGATGCTCATTCTAGTGATCGTTCTAGTTTGGCAGATGGACTACCTCTTATGTCTTTACCGTTCCTGATATGGCCTTCATTTGCTAGAGATAGTGGGAGAATATCTATGCAGCGTGGTGATGTAGATATTGGTTCAAGTAGTGCGCAACAGAGAGTTGATCCTTCTGCTTCGGTGCGGCTTTTAACATATTCAACTCCATCAGGGCAGTATGAACTTCTATTGTCCCCTATCGAACCAAATAGCTCTTCTCCAGTGCCAGAAGACACGGGAAATAGTCCGATCTTGAGTGAAATGGAAACTGAAGTTTCTCAATCTTCAATGGGTACTTTAGAGCCTATGGAAGTGCAACCAGAAGGAAGAAGTAATAATATATTCCCTTTTGGTGACTCAACATATTGGGAACTTCCTTTCTTGCAAGGGTGGCTAATCGGTCAGACCCAAGCTAGCCAACGGAATATGCGGCTGGTAAGTGATTCTCCCCATGACAATCCATCTACAAATGGTGAGATGGACAGCGCAGCTCCTATTACTTCCTCAGTAATACCGACCACTGTAAACCAACCTAGAGTTACTGGAAGATCTAGTTCCCGGCACCGTACTTCACGTTCTCATATGATGCCAACAACTGGCTCTAATGAGGGTGCTGGATTCAATAATATTGCTAACGGTGAAAGTGAGCCTCAACCTGTTGTCAGCAGAATTCAATCGGAGCTTGCCAACTCCCTAGCTGCAGCAGCGGCGGCAGAGTTGCCTTGTACTGTGAAGCTCAGAGTTTGGCCACATGATGTGAAAGATCCGTGTGCTCCCCTTGATGCTGAAAGATTGACTATTCCGCATGCCGTACTTTGTAG TGAAATGGGAGCCCATTTTTCACCTTGTGGAAGGTTTTTAGCAGCCTGTGTTGCATGTATGTTGCCTCATTTGGAAGGTGATCCTGGATTACAGGGCCAGGCCAACCATGATATCACAGGGGCAGCAACTTCCCCAACTCGGCACCCAATCTCAGCTCACCATGTCGTGTATGAGCTTCGGATTTATTCCCTCGAAGAGGCAAC GTTTGGCATGGTTCTTGCATCCCGTGCTATACGAGCTGCCCACTGCTTGACATCTATTCAG TTCTCTCCTACGTCAGAACACATATTACTTGCCTATGGCCGACGTCACAGTTCACTTCTTAAGAGTGTTGTCATTGATGGAGAGACAACAGTGCCTATTTACACCATTCTGGAG GTATATAGAGTTTCTGATATGGAACTTGTGAGAATTCTCCCTAGTGCAGAAGATGAGGTCAACGTAGCTTGTTTTCATCCTTCTGTTGGAGGTGGCCTTGTTTATGGAACTAAA GAAGGGAAGTTAAGGATCCTCCAATATGATAGTTCTCATGCCGTGAGTCATACAACTTCCAGTTTTCTTGATGAAAACATGCTAGAG GTCCCAACCTATGCTTTAGAATGCTAG
- the LOC101295618 gene encoding uncharacterized protein LOC101295618 has translation MASSLQTHRHHYHHLYRPTTSKPNTHQPSIFYRRFLTVGKQSTFTRRENGRGSRDGTTVTDSFCCLCKAGLEIDKVSADDEGSERPPFDINLAVILAGFAFEAYSSPPGTSDPYVIMQLDGQVVKSTVKWGTKEPTWNEDFHFNIKQPPTKSLQVAAWDANLVTPHKRMGNAGVNLECLCDGNLHELLVELEGMGGGGKLLVEVRYETFEEIDEGKKWWMKVPIVSEFLRNKGFEPALKKFVGSDTVQARQFAEYAFGQLKSFNTNAYIWKNLLSGSEESDKKGHGKSNISAGVSGVPSQMEGITEGSLDIADCNEVSNLEESNIDNGGVKNGNDPQQVKKLDDEMQSDKNFWKNFANEINQNVVEKFGFPIPEKLKWDGFDLLDSVGLQSQKIAEATYVESGLATPEASDVDNDITTGPLPISIMQSSFPDIKEATRDLLKQTDSVLGILMVLTTTVSQAKKEENVVGGSASKEEDSITEKLVNSQGAEEMKALFSTAETAMEAWAMLATSLGHPSFIKSEFEKLCFLDNETTDTQVAIWRDSARKRLVVAFRGTEQARWKDLRTDLMLAPTGLNPERIGGDFKQEVQVHSGFLSAYDSVRIRIISLIKLAIGYIDDLAEPLHRWHVYVTGHSLGGALATLLALELASSQLAKRGVITISMYNFGSPRVGNKRFADIYNEKVKDSWRVVNHRDIIPTVPRLMGYCHVAQPVYLATGDITNALVSIYLAKYLYKFSENMELSGDGYQADMIGESTPDVLVSEFMKGEKELIQKILQTEINIFRSIRDGTALMQHMEDFYYITLLENVRSNYQPVVKSLSDEQGNKTNS, from the exons ATGGCTTCTTCTCTGCAAACCCACCGCCACCATTACCATCATCTCTACCGCCCTACAACCTCCAAACCCAACACCCATCAACCTTCGATATTCTATCGGCGTTTCCTGACCGTTGGGAAACAGAGCACTTTTACTCGTAGAGAAAACGGCAGGGGTAGTAGAGATGGGACAACTGTTACTGACTCGTTTTGCTGCTTGTGCAAAGCTGGCTTGGAGATTGATAAGGTCTCCGCTGATGATGAAGGAAGTGAACGGCCTCCTTTTGATATCAACTTGGCCGTCATTCTCGCCGGTTTCGCTTTCGAGGCCTATTCTAGTCCACCT GGAACAAGTGATCCATATGTGATCATGCAATTAGATGGTCAAGTTGTCAAAAGCACGGTTAAATGGGG GACAAAAGAGCCAACATGGAACGAGGACTTCCATTTTAATATCAAGCAGCCTCCAACCAAAAGTCTCCAG GTTGCGGCTTGGGATGCAAACCTTGTAACTCCACATAAGCGCATGGGGAATGCAGGCGTCAATCTAGAATGCCTTTGTGATG GGAATCTGCATGAACTACTGGTGGAATTGGAAGGAATGGGAGGTGGTGGAAAATTACTTGTAGAG GTCAGGTATGAAACATTTGAGGAAATTGATGAGGGGAAAAAGTGGTGGATGAAGGTCCCTATTGTTTCTGAATTTCTTCGTAATAAGGGTTTTGAGCCTGCTCTGAAAAAGTTTGTTGGCTCTGACACTGTGCAAGCACGTCAGTTTGCGGAATATGCTTTTGGGCAGTTAAAGTCATTCAATACTAATGCTTACATTTGGAAGAATCTGTTATCAGGTAGTGAAGAAAGTGATAAAAAAGGCCATGGGAAATCTAATATTTCTGCTGGTGTGTCAGGTGTGCCTTCCCAGATGGAGGGTATCACAGAGGGTTCTTTAGATATTGCAGACTGCAATGAAGTGAGCAACTTAGAGGAGTCTAACATAGATAATGGTGGTGTGAAGAATGGAAATGACCCTCAACAAGTGAAAAAGCTTGATGATGAAATGCAATCAGATAAGAACTTCTGGAAGAACTTTGCTAATGAGATTAATCAAAATGTTGTAGAGAAATTTGGATTCCCAATTCCAGAAAAATTAAAGTGGGATGGATTTGATTTGTTAGACAGTGTTGGTTTGCAGTCACAAAAGATAGCAGAAGCAACTTATGTTGAATCGGGGCTTGCAACTCCTGAAGCGTCAGATGTTGATAATGATATAACAACAGGCCCACTTCCCATTAGCATTATGCAGTCTTCATTTCCAGATATAAAGGAAGCAACAAGGGATTTATTAAAGCAAACTGATTCTGTTTTAGGAATATTAATGGTTTTAACGACAACAGTATCTCAAGCAAAGAAGGAAGAAAATGTTGTAGGAGGGAGTGCAAGTAAGGAAGAGGATTCCATAACTGAGAAGCTTGTGAACTCACAGGGAGCTGAGGAGATGAAAGCACTGTTTTCAACTGCAGAAACTGCCATGGAGGCTTGGGCGATGCTTGCTACTTCTTTAGGACATCCTAGTTTTATAAAGTCTGAATTTGAGAAACTTTGTTTCTTGGATAATGAGACGACAGACACACAG GTTGCAATTTGGCGTGATTCTGCACGGAAAAGATTAGTAGTCGCTTTCAGGGGAACAGAACAG GCAAGGTGGAAGGACTTGCGAACAGATTTGATGCTAGCTCCTACTGG GTTGAATCCAGAAAGGATAGGAGGAGACTTTAAGCAAGAAGTTCAA GTTCATAGTGGCTTCTTAAGTGCATATGATTCTGTCAGAATACGGATCATCTCTCTCATTAAATTGGCTATCGGTTATAT AGATGATCTTGCTGAGCCGCTGCACAGATGGCATGTTTATGTAACTGGTCATAGTCTAGGGGGTGCATTAGCTACTCTCCTAGCTCTTGAACTTGCATCAAGTCAATTAGCAAA GCGTGGAGTGATCACAATCAGCATGTATAACTTTGGATCTCCTAGGGTTGGTAACAAAAGATTTGCTGACATTTATAATGAG AAAGTTAAAGATAGTTGGAGAGTTGTAAATCACAGAGACATTATACCAACTGTGCCCCGGTTGATGGGTTACTGCCATGTAGCTCAACCTGTTTATCTAGCAACAGGAGACATAACGAATGCGTTGGTGAGTATTTATTTGGCCAAGTATCTTTACAAATTCAGC GAAAATATGGAGCTTTCTGGAGATGGTTACCAAGCTGATATGATTGGGGAGTCCACACCTGATGTTCTCGTCAGTGAATTT ATGAAGGGTGAAAAGGAACTTATACAGAAAATTTTACAGACTGAGATAAATATATTCCGTTCAATCAGAGATGGAACTGCACTTATGCAACATATGGAAGATTTTTACTACATCACGTTACTAGAG AATGTGAGATCAAATTACCAACCTGTTGTCAAGTCGTTGTCTGACGAACAAGGCAACAAAACAAACAGCTGA
- the LOC101294460 gene encoding uncharacterized protein LOC101294460, protein MSQFTRQKASTPAEIQYARRSAAIASVRQRRSSSSAATTTTMRPTDFFGDMDDQGSTMAMDVDDLDPLEYLGGDGVIGDNKLTDLDFFNSFEDDFDESDMTAPAN, encoded by the coding sequence ATGTCGCAATTCACGAGACAAAAAGCGAGCACTCCAGCGGAAATCCAATACGCTCGACGCTCAGCGGCGATAGCTTCAGTGAGACAGAGACGTTCTTCTTCTTCAGCTGCGACGACGACGACGATGAGGCCCACCGACTTCTTCGGCGACATGGACGACCAGGGCTCCACCATGGCCATGGACGTCGACGACCTCGACCCCCTCGAGTACCTCGGCGGCGACGGCGTCATCGGTGACAACAAGCTCACCGACCTCGACTTCTTCAACTCCTTCGAGGACGACTTCGACGAGTCCGACATGACCGCCCCCGCCAACTAG